From Bacteroidales bacterium, a single genomic window includes:
- the mfd gene encoding transcription-repair coupling factor, giving the protein MIDTLNLSDLINLNANRKEVVSISEKINSSNTSHIHITGTISSFRPLLLTSIFKNFSNTHLIILDDKEEAGYFLNDLENFLNAINKKESIYFFPRAHKTPYNTDELNNDNLLYRTELLSKINNSDENIIIITYPEALTEKVVNKKSLTKNTFKIKTKEKLTIDFIVEFLHEYNFQYSEFVVEPGQYSIRGGIIDIFSFANDFPFRIEFAGDEIDSIRTFNPETQLSIKNFEEISIIPDIHNEAMLESNESIFEFIPENTIIWFKDFFCTKGIIEKKYSEALEIFENNSKNNYISHLSPDKIYLTKEDFISQINKFKTIELSTNTYFKTDTEINFSISPQPVFNKNFELLKQNLLNNTISGFKNLIFFDNQKQLERLSLIFKDLSSIDKSEISYSTIPVSLHEGFIDKNLGVACYTDHQIFERYHRFHLKHAFTKKESLTIKELTSLKPGDYVTHIDHGVGRFAGLEKIEVGGKMQEAVRILYKDNDLLYISIHALHKISKYSGKEGTAPQIHRLGSNTWSNLKNKTKRKVKEIAFDLIKLYAERKTKQGFGFNQDNYMQTELEASFIFEDTPDQIKSTTDVKKDMESSYPMDRLICGDVGFGKTEIAVRAAFKAVCDNKQVGILVPTTILALQHYKTFSERLKNFPCNIDFLSRFKSASEIKKTLEKITAGKTDIIIGTHRLISNDVKFKDIGLLIIDEEHKFGVSAKEKLRALKTNVDTLTLTATPIPRTLQFSLLGARDLSIISTPPPNRYPIKTRIHTFDYDVIKDAINFEISRGGQVFFIHNIVQNIEDIANTIRKLCPHARVGVGHGQMTSQKLEKIVTDFIEGEYDVLVSTTIVESGLDIPNANTIIINNAHNFGLSDLHQMRGRVGRSNVKAFCYLLTQPLAVLSSDAKKRLEALEEFSDLGSGFNIAMRDLDIRGAGDLLGAEQSGFINEMGYDTYLKILKEAVDELKENEFKEHFEEAASEKNYVKDCSFESDLELLIPDDYVSDITERLFLYKELDNIETKEELEIFANNLKDRFGNIPKQTTELLKAMQLRWFAKEIGFEKIILKNAKLTGYFVSNKDSEYYKSVQFSKILNFILKTANCKMKEINNKLILSFENIKEVNSGMDMLKILLNQI; this is encoded by the coding sequence ATGATTGATACACTTAATTTATCGGATTTAATAAATTTAAATGCTAACAGAAAAGAAGTTGTTAGCATTTCCGAAAAGATAAATTCTTCAAACACTTCACACATTCATATTACAGGAACTATAAGCTCTTTCAGACCTTTACTTTTAACTTCAATATTTAAAAATTTCTCAAATACGCATTTAATAATTCTTGATGATAAAGAGGAAGCAGGATATTTTCTTAATGATTTGGAGAATTTCTTAAATGCTATAAATAAAAAAGAGAGTATTTATTTTTTTCCACGTGCACACAAAACGCCTTATAATACTGATGAATTAAACAATGACAATTTACTATACAGAACCGAATTGCTAAGTAAAATTAATAATTCCGATGAAAATATAATAATTATTACATATCCCGAAGCTTTAACCGAAAAGGTTGTAAATAAAAAATCGCTGACAAAAAATACATTTAAAATAAAAACGAAAGAAAAGTTAACTATTGATTTTATTGTTGAATTTTTACACGAATATAATTTTCAATATTCCGAATTCGTTGTAGAGCCGGGACAATATAGCATTCGCGGTGGAATTATAGATATTTTTTCTTTTGCAAATGATTTTCCTTTCAGAATTGAATTTGCTGGTGATGAAATTGATTCCATACGAACATTTAATCCTGAAACACAATTATCAATTAAAAATTTTGAGGAAATTTCGATTATACCCGATATTCACAACGAAGCAATGCTCGAAAGCAATGAATCTATTTTTGAATTCATTCCCGAAAACACAATAATATGGTTCAAAGATTTTTTTTGTACAAAAGGAATTATTGAAAAAAAATATTCCGAAGCATTAGAAATATTCGAGAACAACAGTAAAAATAATTACATTTCTCATTTATCTCCCGATAAAATTTATCTCACAAAAGAAGATTTCATTTCACAAATAAATAAATTCAAAACCATTGAATTAAGCACAAACACTTATTTTAAAACAGATACGGAAATTAATTTTTCGATTTCACCACAACCGGTTTTTAATAAAAACTTCGAACTTCTAAAACAAAATTTATTAAACAATACAATAAGTGGTTTTAAAAACCTGATATTTTTTGATAATCAAAAACAACTCGAACGGCTTTCACTTATATTTAAAGATTTATCGTCAATTGACAAATCCGAAATTTCATATTCAACAATTCCGGTTTCGCTACATGAAGGATTTATTGATAAAAATCTTGGTGTTGCCTGTTACACCGACCATCAGATATTTGAACGTTATCATCGTTTTCATTTAAAACATGCATTCACAAAAAAAGAATCTTTAACCATAAAAGAACTCACCTCCCTCAAACCCGGTGATTACGTAACACACATTGACCATGGTGTAGGCAGGTTTGCAGGATTGGAAAAAATTGAAGTCGGTGGCAAAATGCAGGAAGCAGTGAGAATTTTATATAAAGATAATGACTTGCTTTACATTAGCATTCATGCACTTCATAAAATATCAAAGTATTCCGGTAAGGAAGGAACAGCACCGCAAATTCATCGTCTTGGTTCAAATACATGGTCTAATTTAAAAAATAAAACAAAAAGAAAAGTCAAAGAAATTGCATTTGATTTAATTAAACTTTATGCCGAAAGAAAAACCAAACAAGGATTCGGATTCAATCAGGACAATTACATGCAAACCGAACTTGAAGCATCATTTATTTTTGAAGATACACCCGACCAAATAAAATCAACAACTGATGTGAAAAAAGATATGGAATCATCATATCCCATGGACAGGCTTATTTGCGGCGATGTTGGCTTCGGCAAAACCGAAATAGCTGTCAGAGCTGCATTTAAGGCAGTATGCGACAACAAACAGGTTGGCATTCTTGTACCAACAACAATTCTTGCTCTTCAACATTACAAAACTTTTTCCGAAAGATTAAAAAATTTTCCATGCAATATTGATTTTCTGAGCAGATTTAAAAGCGCATCGGAAATAAAAAAAACGCTTGAAAAAATTACTGCTGGCAAAACTGATATAATTATCGGCACTCACCGTCTTATAAGCAATGATGTTAAGTTTAAAGACATCGGACTTTTAATAATTGACGAGGAACATAAATTCGGTGTATCAGCAAAAGAAAAATTAAGAGCATTGAAAACAAATGTTGATACATTAACACTTACCGCTACACCTATTCCGCGAACACTTCAGTTTTCATTGCTCGGCGCAAGGGATTTATCAATTATCAGTACACCTCCACCTAACAGATACCCTATAAAAACAAGAATACACACATTTGATTATGACGTAATAAAAGATGCAATTAATTTTGAAATTTCACGCGGTGGTCAGGTTTTCTTTATCCACAACATAGTTCAGAATATCGAAGATATAGCAAACACAATCAGAAAACTTTGTCCTCATGCAAGAGTTGGCGTAGGACATGGTCAAATGACAAGTCAAAAGCTCGAAAAAATAGTTACGGATTTTATTGAAGGAGAATATGATGTTCTCGTTTCGACAACAATTGTAGAATCGGGACTTGATATTCCGAATGCAAACACAATAATAATAAATAATGCCCACAACTTCGGATTAAGCGATTTACATCAGATGCGCGGAAGAGTTGGAAGAAGTAATGTAAAAGCTTTTTGCTATCTGCTAACTCAACCACTCGCGGTATTAAGCAGCGATGCTAAAAAAAGGTTAGAAGCATTGGAAGAATTTTCGGATTTGGGAAGCGGATTTAATATTGCAATGCGCGATTTGGATATAAGAGGTGCAGGAGATTTACTCGGAGCCGAACAAAGCGGATTTATCAATGAAATGGGTTATGATACATATTTGAAAATTCTTAAAGAAGCAGTTGATGAACTTAAAGAAAATGAATTTAAAGAACATTTCGAAGAAGCTGCATCCGAAAAAAATTATGTCAAAGATTGTTCATTCGAGTCCGACCTTGAATTGCTTATCCCCGATGATTATGTGAGCGATATTACCGAACGGCTTTTTTTATATAAAGAACTTGACAATATTGAAACAAAAGAAGAACTTGAAATTTTTGCAAATAATTTAAAAGACAGATTCGGTAATATTCCCAAACAAACCACAGAGCTCTTGAAAGCGATGCAATTGAGATGGTTTGCAAAAGAAATTGGCTTTGAAAAAATAATTTTAAAAAATGCAAAACTCACAGGTTATTTTGTTTCAAATAAAGATTCGGAATATTATAAATCCGTTCAGTTTTCTAAAATTTTAAATTTCATTCTGAAAACGGCAAATTGCAAAATGAAAGAAATAAATAATAAACTGATTTTATCTTTCGAAAATATCAAAGAAGTTAATTCAGGTATGGATATGTTAAAAATATTATTGAATCAAATATAA
- a CDS encoding chloride channel protein, which yields MIKFLIKLYTKFTEILYKRLNHIQFLLFLSVLVGIVAGFASVILKLLVHYFHAIFTYDYQISNQWYYVIAFPTIGLIITVAIVKIFFKGRFFKGVSSVLYDIAQKSSSMEKHKTYSHIITSSITVGLGGSAGLEAPIAVTGSAIGSNFGLFHKLNYKDRTLLLGCGAAAGISAAFNAPITGVIFALEVILADISISAFIPLLISSASGALISKIILNESILLHFKLHQTFNYHNIPYYMVLGIITGFVSLYYAKTFLSTEKFLSKYQKQYNKAIIGGLILAILYFFIPTLFGEGYDSIKILANEDINGIFKNSIFYNFKDNSWFSLIFIGIIAFVKVIATSITISSGGNGGNFAPSLFVGGYLGFFFAKLVNQLGIAKLPVSNFTIVGMCGVLAGVMYAPLTGIFLIAEITGGYDLFIPLMIVSAFSFAIVKRFEKYSMDTRRLALMGKIFTEDKDKNILSSIKVTDVIETNIGCILPNAKLRDLIKIIETNKRNIVAVIDDKNKLLGIVEIEDIRNIMFKHELYDRIEIRQLMKRPPAFVFKDENMDDAIKKFDRTQAWHLPVVDRSNFNYFGFISKSSLFTKYRELIVQHNIQI from the coding sequence ATGATAAAATTCCTTATAAAGCTATACACAAAGTTCACGGAAATCTTATACAAAAGATTAAATCACATTCAATTTCTTTTGTTTTTGAGTGTTCTTGTTGGTATTGTTGCGGGTTTTGCTTCCGTTATATTAAAACTTCTTGTTCATTATTTTCATGCAATTTTTACTTATGATTATCAAATAAGCAATCAATGGTATTACGTAATAGCTTTCCCGACAATTGGTTTGATAATAACAGTTGCCATCGTTAAAATATTTTTTAAAGGACGTTTTTTCAAAGGCGTTTCAAGCGTACTTTATGATATTGCCCAGAAATCAAGTTCAATGGAGAAACACAAAACATATTCTCATATTATTACAAGTTCCATAACTGTAGGATTAGGTGGTTCTGCGGGATTAGAAGCACCAATTGCTGTTACAGGTTCTGCAATAGGTTCAAACTTCGGATTGTTTCATAAATTAAATTACAAAGATAGAACATTACTGCTTGGATGTGGCGCTGCGGCAGGAATATCAGCAGCTTTTAATGCACCTATTACAGGAGTTATTTTTGCACTGGAAGTTATTCTTGCTGATATTTCTATTTCTGCTTTTATTCCTCTTTTGATTTCTTCAGCAAGCGGAGCATTAATTTCAAAAATTATTCTTAACGAAAGTATTTTGCTTCACTTTAAATTGCATCAAACATTCAATTATCACAACATTCCTTATTATATGGTTTTAGGAATAATCACAGGATTTGTTTCACTTTATTATGCAAAAACTTTTTTATCAACAGAGAAATTCCTGAGTAAATATCAGAAGCAATACAACAAAGCAATTATCGGTGGACTTATTCTCGCGATTTTATATTTTTTCATTCCTACATTATTCGGTGAAGGATACGACAGCATAAAGATTCTCGCTAATGAAGATATAAACGGCATTTTCAAAAACAGCATATTTTATAATTTCAAAGATAATTCTTGGTTTTCATTAATTTTTATAGGAATTATTGCCTTTGTGAAAGTTATTGCAACATCAATAACAATTTCAAGCGGAGGAAATGGAGGTAATTTCGCCCCATCACTTTTTGTCGGAGGATATCTTGGATTCTTTTTTGCAAAACTTGTAAATCAACTCGGAATTGCTAAACTGCCTGTAAGTAATTTCACAATCGTTGGAATGTGTGGAGTACTTGCTGGTGTGATGTATGCTCCGCTGACAGGCATATTTCTTATTGCCGAAATAACCGGCGGTTATGATTTATTTATTCCGTTGATGATTGTTTCTGCTTTTTCTTTTGCTATTGTCAAGCGCTTTGAAAAGTATTCCATGGACACAAGACGACTTGCTTTGATGGGGAAAATATTTACAGAAGATAAAGATAAAAATATTCTTTCTTCAATCAAAGTTACTGATGTTATAGAAACTAACATTGGATGTATTTTACCTAATGCCAAACTCAGAGATTTAATTAAAATAATTGAAACAAATAAGAGAAATATTGTTGCAGTCATTGATGATAAAAATAAATTACTTGGTATTGTTGAAATTGAAGATATAAGAAATATAATGTTCAAACATGAACTATATGACCGCATTGAAATAAGACAATTGATGAAACGTCCGCCGGCTTTTGTTTTTAAGGATGAAAATATGGACGATGCAATAAAAAAGTTTGACAGAACTCAGGCATGGCATTTGCCGGTAGTTGACAGGAGTAATTTTAATTATTTCGGATTTATTTCAAAATCTTCTCTTTTCACTAAATACAGGGAATTAATTGTTCAGCATAATATTCAGATTTAA
- a CDS encoding two-component regulator propeller domain-containing protein encodes MRNYILSIIFFSIDFISFAQPPDFTVYDTTNSKITSNIIKTICIDNNNNKWFATGDCFSGGVLVKFDGKDFTVFNKSNSKIPDVFITAIACDKDNNIWLGTKTGGLTKYDGTNWETFNTSNSQLPDNHIRCITTEDNGIIWLGTDKGLVKIENEKWTIFNKTNSLLPHNNVNFITIDKQNFKWISTDNGIAKFDGTNWIIFDKKNTHISDNLTGCIAIDKSDNKWIVFWGGIAKYDNTNWEIYNNSNSGLPAYTDYFIAIDNNDTKWIATNYGLVKYDNKKWETLTPQNSKIPDFFINKLAIDKDGKLWLASQNGLAIIK; translated from the coding sequence ATGAGAAATTATATTTTATCAATTATATTTTTTTCTATAGATTTTATTTCCTTTGCTCAACCCCCAGATTTCACTGTTTACGACACAACAAATTCAAAAATTACAAGCAATATTATAAAAACAATTTGTATAGATAATAATAACAACAAATGGTTTGCAACAGGAGATTGCTTCAGTGGAGGCGTGCTTGTTAAATTTGATGGAAAAGATTTTACGGTTTTCAATAAATCAAATTCAAAAATTCCCGATGTCTTTATTACTGCAATTGCTTGCGATAAAGATAATAACATCTGGCTTGGCACTAAAACAGGCGGTTTGACTAAGTATGATGGAACTAATTGGGAAACTTTCAATACATCAAATTCGCAATTACCCGATAATCATATAAGATGTATTACAACCGAAGATAATGGAATTATATGGCTCGGCACAGATAAAGGTCTTGTGAAAATCGAAAACGAAAAATGGACTATTTTCAACAAAACCAATTCTCTTCTGCCACACAATAATGTAAATTTTATCACTATCGATAAACAAAATTTCAAATGGATTTCTACCGATAACGGAATTGCAAAATTTGATGGGACCAACTGGATAATATTTGATAAAAAAAACACACACATTTCTGATAATCTCACCGGCTGCATTGCAATTGACAAATCTGATAACAAGTGGATTGTTTTTTGGGGCGGCATTGCCAAATATGATAATACGAACTGGGAAATTTATAATAACTCTAATTCAGGTTTACCGGCATATACAGATTATTTTATTGCAATTGACAACAATGATACAAAATGGATTGCCACAAATTACGGGCTTGTGAAATATGATAATAAAAAATGGGAAACGCTAACACCCCAAAATTCAAAGATTCCTGATTTTTTTATAAATAAACTTGCTATTGATAAAGATGGTAAGCTTTGGCTTGCTTCGCAAAACGGCTTGGCTATTATTAAATAA
- a CDS encoding DNA alkylation repair protein: MNKVNDIIKFLKSQSSEKNKEGMARFGIKVEKAFGISIPILRSIAKKNKKNHELALQLWKTGYHEAMILASMIDAPDEVSSKQMDEWIKEFNSWDLCDQCCLNLFAYCDNAFEKAMEWTKREKEFERRAGFALMACLAFKHKKANDENFYQFFEPIKKYSTDERNFVRKAVNWALRQIGKRNKTLHPKAIKLAKEIEKINSKSARWIAKDAIRELTSEAVIKRINK; the protein is encoded by the coding sequence ATGAACAAAGTAAACGACATAATTAAATTCCTTAAATCTCAAAGTTCAGAGAAAAATAAAGAAGGAATGGCACGATTTGGAATAAAAGTTGAAAAAGCATTTGGCATATCAATACCTATACTCAGAAGTATTGCAAAAAAGAATAAAAAAAATCATGAGCTTGCTTTGCAACTTTGGAAAACCGGTTATCACGAGGCAATGATTCTTGCAAGCATGATTGATGCTCCTGATGAAGTCAGCAGCAAGCAAATGGATGAATGGATAAAAGAATTCAATTCTTGGGATTTGTGCGACCAGTGCTGCCTTAATCTTTTTGCATATTGTGACAATGCATTTGAAAAAGCAATGGAATGGACAAAACGCGAAAAAGAATTTGAACGTCGTGCCGGCTTTGCATTAATGGCTTGTCTGGCATTCAAGCACAAAAAAGCAAACGATGAAAATTTCTATCAGTTCTTTGAACCAATAAAAAAATATTCCACCGACGAAAGAAATTTCGTAAGAAAAGCTGTTAACTGGGCATTGCGTCAAATCGGGAAAAGAAACAAAACACTTCATCCGAAAGCAATTAAACTTGCAAAAGAAATAGAAAAAATAAATTCTAAAAGCGCCAGATGGATTGCCAAAGATGCAATACGCGAATTAACTTCCGAAGCGGTTATTAAAAGAATTAATAAATAA
- a CDS encoding acyl-CoA reductase, giving the protein MIYEKKITTFIKLGNFLSYFVNDKNNKANKEKYLLEFYSKFEELIKTSFHYNGWFTEENVRTAISSIAQNLSKEKLEKWLKKYPENTLNKNEAKRIAVILAGNIPMVGFHDLLCVLATGNVFIGKLSSQDNKLLPFISEILFKLEPEFINKIHFTENKLENFDKIIATGSDNTSRYFEYYFGKYPHIIRKHRNSIAVLSGNETTDELEKLADDIFLYFGLGCRNVSKIFIPENFDFEKFFETMKKYIYLSKHNKYQNNYDYYKAIYLINKNDFKDNGFMMLTENSSFSSPISVVYYEKYDDIKNVSKKIETNKNKIQCIVSNFTEIGNKVDFGKTQFPELWYYADDIDTIEFLVSR; this is encoded by the coding sequence ATGATTTACGAAAAAAAGATTACGACATTTATAAAACTTGGAAATTTCCTTTCTTATTTTGTTAATGACAAAAACAATAAAGCAAATAAGGAAAAATATTTATTAGAGTTTTATTCTAAATTTGAAGAATTAATAAAAACATCATTTCATTATAATGGCTGGTTCACTGAAGAAAACGTAAGGACTGCCATTTCATCAATAGCACAAAATCTTTCAAAAGAAAAGCTTGAAAAATGGCTTAAAAAATATCCCGAAAACACTTTAAATAAAAATGAAGCAAAAAGAATTGCAGTTATTTTAGCAGGAAATATTCCAATGGTTGGTTTTCATGATTTGCTATGTGTTTTGGCTACCGGAAATGTATTCATAGGAAAATTGTCTTCACAGGATAATAAGCTATTGCCCTTTATTAGTGAGATTTTATTCAAACTCGAACCTGAATTTATAAATAAAATTCATTTTACAGAAAACAAACTTGAAAATTTCGACAAAATAATTGCAACCGGAAGCGACAATACTTCAAGATATTTCGAATATTATTTTGGGAAATATCCGCATATTATCCGTAAACACAGGAATTCAATTGCAGTGCTTTCGGGAAATGAAACCACTGATGAACTCGAAAAACTTGCAGACGATATTTTTCTCTATTTCGGACTTGGATGCAGAAATGTTTCAAAAATATTTATACCCGAAAATTTTGATTTTGAAAAGTTTTTTGAAACAATGAAAAAGTATATCTATTTATCAAAACACAATAAATACCAGAACAATTACGATTATTACAAAGCAATTTATCTTATAAATAAAAATGATTTTAAAGATAATGGATTTATGATGCTTACGGAGAACTCATCCTTCTCCTCCCCTATTTCCGTAGTTTATTATGAAAAATACGATGACATTAAAAACGTTTCAAAAAAAATCGAAACTAATAAAAATAAAATTCAATGTATAGTTTCAAATTTTACTGAGATAGGGAACAAAGTAGATTTCGGCAAAACACAATTTCCGGAACTTTGGTATTATGCTGATGATATTGATACAATTGAGTTTTTGGTAAGTCGATAA
- the rsmA gene encoding 16S rRNA (adenine(1518)-N(6)/adenine(1519)-N(6))-dimethyltransferase RsmA: protein MYIRAKKYLGQHFLKDENIAKKVVAALSADSKNVLEIGPGTGVLTKYLLENKKLNFYVIEIDNESSEFLELHYPQLKDKIIKSDFLEFKIENIFEEQFSIIGNFPYNISSQILFKTLENRNNVTEVIGMFQKEVAERIASKSGTKHCGILGVLMQAFYNIEYLFTVDETVFSPPPKVKSAVIRITRNNIQKLDCDEKLFFKVVKTAFNQRRKTLRNALKIFEINKNISENIIFNKRAEELTVSDFIDLTNLIESESEKRHHQ, encoded by the coding sequence ATGTACATAAGAGCAAAAAAATATTTAGGTCAGCACTTTTTAAAAGATGAAAACATTGCAAAAAAAGTTGTTGCTGCTCTTTCTGCCGACTCCAAAAATGTTTTAGAAATTGGACCCGGCACAGGTGTGTTGACTAAATATCTGCTTGAAAATAAAAAATTAAATTTCTACGTTATTGAAATTGACAACGAATCGTCTGAATTTCTTGAATTACACTATCCACAATTAAAAGATAAAATCATAAAATCGGATTTTTTAGAATTCAAGATTGAAAATATTTTTGAAGAACAATTTTCTATTATAGGCAACTTTCCTTACAACATTTCAAGTCAGATTTTATTTAAAACTCTCGAGAATAGAAACAATGTAACTGAAGTTATCGGTATGTTTCAGAAAGAAGTTGCTGAAAGAATTGCCTCAAAGTCAGGAACAAAACATTGCGGAATACTCGGCGTTTTGATGCAGGCATTTTACAATATTGAATACTTGTTTACTGTTGACGAAACTGTTTTCTCGCCTCCACCGAAAGTTAAATCGGCAGTGATACGAATTACAAGAAACAATATTCAAAAACTTGATTGCGATGAAAAATTATTTTTCAAAGTTGTAAAAACAGCGTTCAATCAACGAAGGAAAACATTGAGAAATGCACTTAAAATATTTGAAATTAATAAAAATATTTCGGAAAATATTATTTTTAATAAACGTGCAGAAGAACTTACGGTGAGTGATTTTATTGATTTAACAAATCTGATTGAAAGTGAATCAGAAAAACGACATCACCAATAA